In the genome of Calditrichota bacterium, the window TGAAGAAGTTCAAAGAGGCCATCGCGGTCTACGACAAGATCCTGGCGTTGCGGCCGGACAACAAGCGGGCCTATTGTGAGCAGGCGTCCTGCTACAAAGAGCTGGGCCAGTTCACCAAGGCACGGGCCTTGGCGCGCAAGGCATCGTCGTTGGACCCCAGCTATGGTTACGCCTACTTCGTCGCGGGCGAGATCTACGAGGCCGCGGTGGATGCATGCATGACCCAACGCGGCGAACGGAGCCCCAAGTTCGACGACAAGCTCGTCTACTGGTTCGCCTATGAGGAATACCGCAAGGCACTCCAGGACTTGGAAATGCGCGATTATGCCCAGCGCCGCATGGACTACCTGAAAAACCTTATCCCTACTGAGGACGACATCTTCTTCCACAAAGACGAGTGGGCGAAGAAACGCACGCGCGTCGACTGCTACCAGTGGATTTACTGAGGGGAACGGAACAGCCGGCCGAACGGGTGATCAGGGCAACGGGCGCGGTGCACTTGTCAGAGCGAAACCGTGGAAGAGCTACGGCAAACCGATCCTGAGGTCTACAAGGCCATCGTCGATGAGGTGGCCAGGCAGAACGACAAGTTGGAGCTCATCGCCTCCGAGAACTTTGTCAGCCTGGCCGTCCTGCAGGCGATGGGCCAGGTGATGACCAACAAATACGCCGAAGGCTACCCCGGCAAGCGCTATTACGGCGGCTGCGAGCATGTGGACGTGGTCGAGGAGCTGGCCAGGGAACGCGTGAAGAAGCTGTTTGGTGCTGAACACGCCAACGTGCAGCCCCACTCGGGCTCGCAGGCCAACATGGCCGCCTACTTTTCTTTCGTCAACCCTGGCGACACGGTGATGGGCATGAATCTGGCGCATGGCGGCCACTTGACGCACGGTAGCCCGGTGAACTTTTCCGGTCGCTTCTTGCGGATGGTCTTCTACGGTGTCGACCGGAACGGCTACATCGACATGGCGGAGGTGGAAGCGGTTGCCCGGCGCGAGCGTCCCAAGCTGATTATCACCGGGGCAAGCGCCTACTCGCGCGCCATCGACTATGCGGCTTTCCGCCAGATTGCTGACAGCGTCGGGGCAAAGCTCATCGCTGACATTGCTCATCCGGCGGGGCTCATCGCCGCGGGGCTGCTGCCCAGCCCTCTGCCGCATTGCCATGTGGTCACCTCCACCACGCACAAGACCTTGCGTGGGCCGCGCGGGGGACTCATCCTCATCGGCAAGGACCAAGAGAACGACATGGGGCTCACTACCCCTAAGGGTCGCTTGAAGATGATCTCCGAGATCGTGGACTCCAATGTCTTCCCTGGTTTTCAGGGTGGGCCCTTGATGCACGTCATCGCGGCCAAGGCAGTGGCGTTCAAGGAGGCGTTGGAGCCGGAGTTCAAGACCTACTCTGC includes:
- a CDS encoding serine hydroxymethyltransferase; the protein is MEELRQTDPEVYKAIVDEVARQNDKLELIASENFVSLAVLQAMGQVMTNKYAEGYPGKRYYGGCEHVDVVEELARERVKKLFGAEHANVQPHSGSQANMAAYFSFVNPGDTVMGMNLAHGGHLTHGSPVNFSGRFLRMVFYGVDRNGYIDMAEVEAVARRERPKLIITGASAYSRAIDYAAFRQIADSVGAKLIADIAHPAGLIAAGLLPSPLPHCHVVTSTTHKTLRGPRGGLILIGKDQENDMGLTTPKGRLKMISEIVDSNVFPGFQGGPLMHVIAAKAVAFKEALEPEFKTYSAQVIANAKALANALMERGYHIVSGGTDSHLMLVDLRNKGLTGRDAEKALEQAGITVNKNMVPFDDQSPFVTSGIRLGSPALTTRGMKEPEMVYIAELIDRVLSHMGDEQVYAQVRGAVRELCARFPLYTFVGALVSS